The Rhododendron vialii isolate Sample 1 chromosome 8a, ASM3025357v1 genome has a window encoding:
- the LOC131335935 gene encoding vignain-like — MHSPIKASLSIPSNSHLLTMEMYKYFLLALSLALVFGLGESFEFHEKELESEESLWDLYERWRSHHTVSRDLDEKHKRFNVFKNNVNYVHNFNKKDKPYKLKLNKFADMTNHEFKSVFAGSKIKHHRTLQGSSRGSGSFMYENVGVVPPSVDWRKKGAVTAVKDQGQCGSCWAFSTVVAVEGINQIKTKKLVSLSEQELVDCDTKENQGCNGGLMELAFEFVKQRGGLAREDDYPYNAADGSCDASKANSPAVSIDGHEVVPVNNEDALLKAAANQPISVAIDAGGSDFQFYSEGVYSGACGTELDHGVAIVGYGTTVDGTKYWIVKNSWGAEWGEKGYIRMERGISAKEGTCGIAMEASYPIKSSSDNPTLPISYKDEL, encoded by the exons ATGCACTCTCCTATAAAAGCCAGCCTAAGTATCCCCTCAAATTCACATCTTCTGACAATGGAAATGTACAAGTATTTCCTACTTGCTCTCTCTTTGGCGTTGGTCTTCGGGCTCGGGGAGAGTTTCGAGTTCCACGAAAAGGAATTGGAGAGCGAGGAGAGCTTGTGGGATTTGTACGAGAGGTGGAGGAGCCATCACACGGTGTCTAGGGACCTCGACGAGAAGCACAAGAGGTTCAATGTGTTCAAGAACAACGTGAACTATGTTCACAACTTCAACAAGAAGGACAAGCCTTACAAACTGAAGTTGAACAAGTTTGCAGACATGACTAACCATGAGTTCAAGAGTGTCTTCGCTGGGTCCAAGATTAAACACCACAGGACGCTCCAAGGGAGCTCCCGTGGTAGTGGGAGTTTCATGTACGAGAATGTAGGTGTAGTCCCTCCATCCGTCGATTGGAGGAAGAAAGGCGCTGTCACCGCTGTGAAGGATCAAGGACAATGCG GTAGTTGCTGGGCGTTTTCGACGGTTGTGGCTGTTGAAGgaataaaccaaatcaaaacaaagaagCTGGTTTCTTTATCCGAGCAAGAGCTGGTTGACTGTGACACCAAAGAAAACCAAGGTTGCAATGGAGGCCTAATGGAGTTGGCTTTCGAGTTCGTTAAGCAGAGGGGTGGCCTAGCAAGAGAGGATGATTACCCTTACAATGCTGCAGATGGAAGTTGTGATGCTTCAAAG GCTAATTCCCCAGCCGTTTCAATTGATGGGCATGAGGTGGTTCCTGTTAACAATGAGGATGCCCTGCTGAAAGCCGCAGCCAATCAACCTATTTCTGTTGCTATCGACGCTGGGGGTTCTGATTTCCAGTTCTACTCTGAG GGTGTATATAGTGGAGCTTGTGGGACAGAGTTGGACCATGGAGTGGCAATAGTGGGGTATGGAACAACAGTAGATGGGACCAAATACTGGATTGTGAAGAACTCATGGGGGGCAGAATGGGGAGAAAAAGGATATATCAGAATGGAAAGAGGAATCTCTGCTAAAGAAGGAACTTGTGGTATAGCAATGGAGGCTTCATATCCAATCAAGTCCTCTTCTGATAACCCTACACTTCCAATCTCCTACAAGGATGAGCTCTGA